A stretch of the Candidatus Methylomirabilota bacterium genome encodes the following:
- a CDS encoding ABC transporter permease has protein sequence NPSWGLMLKEAQAFLGMNPWYAIFPGGAIALTVLGLNLLGDGLRDLLDPKTVA, from the coding sequence CAACCCCTCGTGGGGCCTCATGCTGAAGGAGGCGCAGGCCTTCCTCGGCATGAATCCCTGGTACGCCATCTTCCCGGGCGGCGCCATCGCCCTGACCGTGCTGGGCCTGAACCTGCTGGGCGACGGCCTGCGCGACCTGCTCGACCCCAAGACCGTCGCGTAG
- a CDS encoding fatty acid desaturase, with protein MIRPLLYLFATLLVTQAAVIATSVYLHRGLAHRALKLHPLADWVFRFVLWFTTGQNRREWVAVHRKHHAFTDTEKDPHSPLVHGFWKIQLWNVYYYVREARNPETLARWAKDIRDDIWDRVLFNKGTLGGVIGIAAAMLVLGPAWGLLLAATHFVLYVFVLAPSINGLGHWWGRKNFGNNSATNLRVLAWLTGGESLHNNHHAYPSSPKFSMGRFEFDPSWVVIRVLMLLRLARLVGDKVKLAA; from the coding sequence GTGATTCGACCGCTTCTCTATCTGTTTGCGACGCTCCTGGTGACGCAGGCGGCCGTCATCGCGACCTCCGTGTACCTGCACCGCGGCCTCGCGCACCGCGCGCTCAAGCTGCATCCGCTCGCGGACTGGGTCTTCCGCTTCGTCCTCTGGTTCACCACCGGCCAGAACCGTCGCGAATGGGTGGCCGTGCATCGCAAGCACCACGCCTTCACCGATACCGAGAAGGACCCGCACAGCCCGCTGGTCCACGGCTTCTGGAAGATCCAGCTCTGGAACGTCTACTACTACGTCCGCGAGGCCCGCAACCCGGAGACCCTGGCCCGCTGGGCGAAGGACATCCGCGACGACATCTGGGACCGGGTGCTCTTCAACAAGGGCACGCTCGGCGGCGTCATCGGCATCGCCGCCGCCATGCTGGTGCTGGGCCCCGCGTGGGGCCTGCTGCTCGCGGCGACCCACTTCGTGCTCTACGTCTTCGTGCTGGCTCCGTCCATCAACGGCCTCGGCCACTGGTGGGGCCGCAAGAACTTCGGCAACAACTCGGCCACGAACCTGCGCGTGCTCGCGTGGCTCACCGGCGGCGAGAGCCTGCACAACAACCACCACGCGTATCCCTCCAGCCCCAAGTTCAGCATGGGCCGCTTCGAGTTCGATCCCTCGTGGGTCGTGATTCGCG